A single window of Loxodonta africana isolate mLoxAfr1 chromosome 10, mLoxAfr1.hap2, whole genome shotgun sequence DNA harbors:
- the GSTZ1 gene encoding maleylacetoacetate isomerase isoform X8 produces MQAGKGIQMLTLASLPHSPVCSSPSRLSCTPISKAPAHGEFELFSEEFQALNPMKQVPALKIDGLTISQSLAIIEYLEETRPTPRLLPQNPKQRATVRMISDLVASGIQPLQNLSVLKQVGQESGLAWAQKVINTGFNALEKILQSTAGKYCVGDEVSMADLCLVPQVANAERYKVEVTLYPTISRINKTLLALEAFQVTHPCRQPDTPPEMRA; encoded by the exons ATGCAAGCTGGGAAG ggcaTCCAGATGTTGACCCTCGCCTCTCTTCCGCACAGCCCTGTGTGCTCCTCTCCCAGCCG CCTATCCTGTACTCCTATTTCCAAAGCTCCTGCTCATGGAGAGTTCGAATTG TTCTCTGAAGAATTCCAGGCACTGAATCCCATGAAGCAAGTGCCAGCCCTGAAGATTGATGGACTCACCATTAGCCAGTCA CTGGCCATCATTGAGTACCTGGAGGAGACTCGGCCCACTCCGCGACTCCTGCCTCAGAACCCAAAGCAGAGGGCCACCGTGCGCATGATTTCGGACCTCGTTGCTAGCGGCATCCAGCCCCTGCAG AATCTGTCTGTCCTGAAGCAAGTGGGTCAGGAGAGCGGGCTGGCCTGGGCCCAGAAGGTCATCAATACTGGCTTTAATG CTCTGGAGAAGATCCTGCAGAGCACAGCGGGGAAGTACTGTGTGGGAGATGAG GTTTCCATGGCTGATCTGTGTCTGGTGCCTCAGGTGGCAAATGCTGAAAG GTACAAGGTGGAGGTCACTCTTTACCCTACCATCAGCCGCATCAACAAGACTCTGCTGGCCTTGGAGGCCTTCCAAGTGACTCATCCCTGCCGGCAGCCAGATACGCCCCCTGAGATGAGGGCCTAG
- the GSTZ1 gene encoding maleylacetoacetate isomerase isoform X1: protein MQAGKGIQMLTLASLPHSPVCSSPSRVPPPALQFCERFPGSLKVTGGTMAESSKPILYSYFQSSCSWRVRIALALKGIDYETVPVNLVKDGGQQFSEEFQALNPMKQVPALKIDGLTISQSLAIIEYLEETRPTPRLLPQNPKQRATVRMISDLVASGIQPLQNLSVLKQVGQESGLAWAQKVINTGFNALEKILQSTAGKYCVGDEVSMADLCLVPQVANAERYKVEVTLYPTISRINKTLLALEAFQVTHPCRQPDTPPEMRA from the exons ATGCAAGCTGGGAAG ggcaTCCAGATGTTGACCCTCGCCTCTCTTCCGCACAGCCCTGTGTGCTCCTCTCCCAGCCG AGTTCCTCCCCCTGCCCTGCAGTTCTGTGAGAGATTTCCTGGGAGCTTGAAAgtcactggtggcacaatggctgaGTCCAGCAAG CCTATCCTGTACTCCTATTTCCAAAGCTCCTGCTCATGGAGAGTTCGAATTG CTCtagccttgaaaggcattgactATGAGACGGTGCCTGTCAATCTTGTGAAGGATGGGGGGCAGCAG TTCTCTGAAGAATTCCAGGCACTGAATCCCATGAAGCAAGTGCCAGCCCTGAAGATTGATGGACTCACCATTAGCCAGTCA CTGGCCATCATTGAGTACCTGGAGGAGACTCGGCCCACTCCGCGACTCCTGCCTCAGAACCCAAAGCAGAGGGCCACCGTGCGCATGATTTCGGACCTCGTTGCTAGCGGCATCCAGCCCCTGCAG AATCTGTCTGTCCTGAAGCAAGTGGGTCAGGAGAGCGGGCTGGCCTGGGCCCAGAAGGTCATCAATACTGGCTTTAATG CTCTGGAGAAGATCCTGCAGAGCACAGCGGGGAAGTACTGTGTGGGAGATGAG GTTTCCATGGCTGATCTGTGTCTGGTGCCTCAGGTGGCAAATGCTGAAAG GTACAAGGTGGAGGTCACTCTTTACCCTACCATCAGCCGCATCAACAAGACTCTGCTGGCCTTGGAGGCCTTCCAAGTGACTCATCCCTGCCGGCAGCCAGATACGCCCCCTGAGATGAGGGCCTAG
- the GSTZ1 gene encoding maleylacetoacetate isomerase isoform X4, with protein sequence MQAGKGIQMLTLASLPHSPVCSSPSRSCSWRVRIALALKGIDYETVPVNLVKDGGQQFSEEFQALNPMKQVPALKIDGLTISQSLAIIEYLEETRPTPRLLPQNPKQRATVRMISDLVASGIQPLQNLSVLKQVGQESGLAWAQKVINTGFNALEKILQSTAGKYCVGDEVSMADLCLVPQVANAERYKVEVTLYPTISRINKTLLALEAFQVTHPCRQPDTPPEMRA encoded by the exons ATGCAAGCTGGGAAG ggcaTCCAGATGTTGACCCTCGCCTCTCTTCCGCACAGCCCTGTGTGCTCCTCTCCCAGCCG CTCCTGCTCATGGAGAGTTCGAATTG CTCtagccttgaaaggcattgactATGAGACGGTGCCTGTCAATCTTGTGAAGGATGGGGGGCAGCAG TTCTCTGAAGAATTCCAGGCACTGAATCCCATGAAGCAAGTGCCAGCCCTGAAGATTGATGGACTCACCATTAGCCAGTCA CTGGCCATCATTGAGTACCTGGAGGAGACTCGGCCCACTCCGCGACTCCTGCCTCAGAACCCAAAGCAGAGGGCCACCGTGCGCATGATTTCGGACCTCGTTGCTAGCGGCATCCAGCCCCTGCAG AATCTGTCTGTCCTGAAGCAAGTGGGTCAGGAGAGCGGGCTGGCCTGGGCCCAGAAGGTCATCAATACTGGCTTTAATG CTCTGGAGAAGATCCTGCAGAGCACAGCGGGGAAGTACTGTGTGGGAGATGAG GTTTCCATGGCTGATCTGTGTCTGGTGCCTCAGGTGGCAAATGCTGAAAG GTACAAGGTGGAGGTCACTCTTTACCCTACCATCAGCCGCATCAACAAGACTCTGCTGGCCTTGGAGGCCTTCCAAGTGACTCATCCCTGCCGGCAGCCAGATACGCCCCCTGAGATGAGGGCCTAG
- the GSTZ1 gene encoding maleylacetoacetate isomerase isoform X3 has protein sequence MQAGKFCERFPGSLKVTGGTMAESSKPILYSYFQSSCSWRVRIALALKGIDYETVPVNLVKDGGQQFSEEFQALNPMKQVPALKIDGLTISQSLAIIEYLEETRPTPRLLPQNPKQRATVRMISDLVASGIQPLQNLSVLKQVGQESGLAWAQKVINTGFNALEKILQSTAGKYCVGDEVSMADLCLVPQVANAERYKVEVTLYPTISRINKTLLALEAFQVTHPCRQPDTPPEMRA, from the exons ATGCAAGCTGGGAAG TTCTGTGAGAGATTTCCTGGGAGCTTGAAAgtcactggtggcacaatggctgaGTCCAGCAAG CCTATCCTGTACTCCTATTTCCAAAGCTCCTGCTCATGGAGAGTTCGAATTG CTCtagccttgaaaggcattgactATGAGACGGTGCCTGTCAATCTTGTGAAGGATGGGGGGCAGCAG TTCTCTGAAGAATTCCAGGCACTGAATCCCATGAAGCAAGTGCCAGCCCTGAAGATTGATGGACTCACCATTAGCCAGTCA CTGGCCATCATTGAGTACCTGGAGGAGACTCGGCCCACTCCGCGACTCCTGCCTCAGAACCCAAAGCAGAGGGCCACCGTGCGCATGATTTCGGACCTCGTTGCTAGCGGCATCCAGCCCCTGCAG AATCTGTCTGTCCTGAAGCAAGTGGGTCAGGAGAGCGGGCTGGCCTGGGCCCAGAAGGTCATCAATACTGGCTTTAATG CTCTGGAGAAGATCCTGCAGAGCACAGCGGGGAAGTACTGTGTGGGAGATGAG GTTTCCATGGCTGATCTGTGTCTGGTGCCTCAGGTGGCAAATGCTGAAAG GTACAAGGTGGAGGTCACTCTTTACCCTACCATCAGCCGCATCAACAAGACTCTGCTGGCCTTGGAGGCCTTCCAAGTGACTCATCCCTGCCGGCAGCCAGATACGCCCCCTGAGATGAGGGCCTAG
- the GSTZ1 gene encoding maleylacetoacetate isomerase isoform X7, protein MQAGKPILYSYFQSSCSWRVRIALALKGIDYETVPVNLVKDGGQQFSEEFQALNPMKQVPALKIDGLTISQSLAIIEYLEETRPTPRLLPQNPKQRATVRMISDLVASGIQPLQNLSVLKQVGQESGLAWAQKVINTGFNALEKILQSTAGKYCVGDEVSMADLCLVPQVANAERYKVEVTLYPTISRINKTLLALEAFQVTHPCRQPDTPPEMRA, encoded by the exons ATGCAAGCTGGGAAG CCTATCCTGTACTCCTATTTCCAAAGCTCCTGCTCATGGAGAGTTCGAATTG CTCtagccttgaaaggcattgactATGAGACGGTGCCTGTCAATCTTGTGAAGGATGGGGGGCAGCAG TTCTCTGAAGAATTCCAGGCACTGAATCCCATGAAGCAAGTGCCAGCCCTGAAGATTGATGGACTCACCATTAGCCAGTCA CTGGCCATCATTGAGTACCTGGAGGAGACTCGGCCCACTCCGCGACTCCTGCCTCAGAACCCAAAGCAGAGGGCCACCGTGCGCATGATTTCGGACCTCGTTGCTAGCGGCATCCAGCCCCTGCAG AATCTGTCTGTCCTGAAGCAAGTGGGTCAGGAGAGCGGGCTGGCCTGGGCCCAGAAGGTCATCAATACTGGCTTTAATG CTCTGGAGAAGATCCTGCAGAGCACAGCGGGGAAGTACTGTGTGGGAGATGAG GTTTCCATGGCTGATCTGTGTCTGGTGCCTCAGGTGGCAAATGCTGAAAG GTACAAGGTGGAGGTCACTCTTTACCCTACCATCAGCCGCATCAACAAGACTCTGCTGGCCTTGGAGGCCTTCCAAGTGACTCATCCCTGCCGGCAGCCAGATACGCCCCCTGAGATGAGGGCCTAG
- the GSTZ1 gene encoding maleylacetoacetate isomerase isoform X2, with protein MPGPSSLSPQKFCERFPGSLKVTGGTMAESSKPILYSYFQSSCSWRVRIALALKGIDYETVPVNLVKDGGQQFSEEFQALNPMKQVPALKIDGLTISQSLAIIEYLEETRPTPRLLPQNPKQRATVRMISDLVASGIQPLQNLSVLKQVGQESGLAWAQKVINTGFNALEKILQSTAGKYCVGDEVSMADLCLVPQVANAERYKVEVTLYPTISRINKTLLALEAFQVTHPCRQPDTPPEMRA; from the exons ATGCCAGGACCATCTTCACTTTCCCCACAAAAG TTCTGTGAGAGATTTCCTGGGAGCTTGAAAgtcactggtggcacaatggctgaGTCCAGCAAG CCTATCCTGTACTCCTATTTCCAAAGCTCCTGCTCATGGAGAGTTCGAATTG CTCtagccttgaaaggcattgactATGAGACGGTGCCTGTCAATCTTGTGAAGGATGGGGGGCAGCAG TTCTCTGAAGAATTCCAGGCACTGAATCCCATGAAGCAAGTGCCAGCCCTGAAGATTGATGGACTCACCATTAGCCAGTCA CTGGCCATCATTGAGTACCTGGAGGAGACTCGGCCCACTCCGCGACTCCTGCCTCAGAACCCAAAGCAGAGGGCCACCGTGCGCATGATTTCGGACCTCGTTGCTAGCGGCATCCAGCCCCTGCAG AATCTGTCTGTCCTGAAGCAAGTGGGTCAGGAGAGCGGGCTGGCCTGGGCCCAGAAGGTCATCAATACTGGCTTTAATG CTCTGGAGAAGATCCTGCAGAGCACAGCGGGGAAGTACTGTGTGGGAGATGAG GTTTCCATGGCTGATCTGTGTCTGGTGCCTCAGGTGGCAAATGCTGAAAG GTACAAGGTGGAGGTCACTCTTTACCCTACCATCAGCCGCATCAACAAGACTCTGCTGGCCTTGGAGGCCTTCCAAGTGACTCATCCCTGCCGGCAGCCAGATACGCCCCCTGAGATGAGGGCCTAG
- the GSTZ1 gene encoding maleylacetoacetate isomerase isoform X5: MPGPSSLSPQKPILYSYFQSSCSWRVRIALALKGIDYETVPVNLVKDGGQQFSEEFQALNPMKQVPALKIDGLTISQSLAIIEYLEETRPTPRLLPQNPKQRATVRMISDLVASGIQPLQNLSVLKQVGQESGLAWAQKVINTGFNALEKILQSTAGKYCVGDEVSMADLCLVPQVANAERYKVEVTLYPTISRINKTLLALEAFQVTHPCRQPDTPPEMRA, translated from the exons ATGCCAGGACCATCTTCACTTTCCCCACAAAAG CCTATCCTGTACTCCTATTTCCAAAGCTCCTGCTCATGGAGAGTTCGAATTG CTCtagccttgaaaggcattgactATGAGACGGTGCCTGTCAATCTTGTGAAGGATGGGGGGCAGCAG TTCTCTGAAGAATTCCAGGCACTGAATCCCATGAAGCAAGTGCCAGCCCTGAAGATTGATGGACTCACCATTAGCCAGTCA CTGGCCATCATTGAGTACCTGGAGGAGACTCGGCCCACTCCGCGACTCCTGCCTCAGAACCCAAAGCAGAGGGCCACCGTGCGCATGATTTCGGACCTCGTTGCTAGCGGCATCCAGCCCCTGCAG AATCTGTCTGTCCTGAAGCAAGTGGGTCAGGAGAGCGGGCTGGCCTGGGCCCAGAAGGTCATCAATACTGGCTTTAATG CTCTGGAGAAGATCCTGCAGAGCACAGCGGGGAAGTACTGTGTGGGAGATGAG GTTTCCATGGCTGATCTGTGTCTGGTGCCTCAGGTGGCAAATGCTGAAAG GTACAAGGTGGAGGTCACTCTTTACCCTACCATCAGCCGCATCAACAAGACTCTGCTGGCCTTGGAGGCCTTCCAAGTGACTCATCCCTGCCGGCAGCCAGATACGCCCCCTGAGATGAGGGCCTAG
- the GSTZ1 gene encoding maleylacetoacetate isomerase isoform X6 produces MAESSKPILYSYFQSSCSWRVRIALALKGIDYETVPVNLVKDGGQQFSEEFQALNPMKQVPALKIDGLTISQSLAIIEYLEETRPTPRLLPQNPKQRATVRMISDLVASGIQPLQNLSVLKQVGQESGLAWAQKVINTGFNALEKILQSTAGKYCVGDEVSMADLCLVPQVANAERYKVEVTLYPTISRINKTLLALEAFQVTHPCRQPDTPPEMRA; encoded by the exons atggctgaGTCCAGCAAG CCTATCCTGTACTCCTATTTCCAAAGCTCCTGCTCATGGAGAGTTCGAATTG CTCtagccttgaaaggcattgactATGAGACGGTGCCTGTCAATCTTGTGAAGGATGGGGGGCAGCAG TTCTCTGAAGAATTCCAGGCACTGAATCCCATGAAGCAAGTGCCAGCCCTGAAGATTGATGGACTCACCATTAGCCAGTCA CTGGCCATCATTGAGTACCTGGAGGAGACTCGGCCCACTCCGCGACTCCTGCCTCAGAACCCAAAGCAGAGGGCCACCGTGCGCATGATTTCGGACCTCGTTGCTAGCGGCATCCAGCCCCTGCAG AATCTGTCTGTCCTGAAGCAAGTGGGTCAGGAGAGCGGGCTGGCCTGGGCCCAGAAGGTCATCAATACTGGCTTTAATG CTCTGGAGAAGATCCTGCAGAGCACAGCGGGGAAGTACTGTGTGGGAGATGAG GTTTCCATGGCTGATCTGTGTCTGGTGCCTCAGGTGGCAAATGCTGAAAG GTACAAGGTGGAGGTCACTCTTTACCCTACCATCAGCCGCATCAACAAGACTCTGCTGGCCTTGGAGGCCTTCCAAGTGACTCATCCCTGCCGGCAGCCAGATACGCCCCCTGAGATGAGGGCCTAG
- the TMED8 gene encoding protein TMED8 isoform X2: protein MLSSSERPQMVSAGSEDATEDLRKAAGAVKAWALDQGSLPADQAQVLNKMAKYQVPQRSGDIVMIQSEHTGTIDVLSADLESADLLGDHRKVSPPLMAPPCIWTFAKMKEFKSKLSKDKNSRLVVKRGEVVTIRVPTHPEGKRVCWEFATDDYDIGFGVYFDWTPVTSTDITVQVSDSSEDEDEEEEEEEEIEDPVPVGDVERGSRSSLRSRYGEVMPVYRRDSHRDVQAGSHDYPGEGIYLLKFDNSYSLLRSKTLYFHIYYTS, encoded by the exons ATGCTGTCTTCctctgagaggccacagatggTATCTGCAGGCAGCGAGGATGCCACAGAAGATCTGCGGAAAGCAGCTGGAGCCGTGAAGGCTTGGGCCTTGGACCAGGGGTCGCTACCTGCAGACCAGGCCCAGGTCCTAAACAAG ATGGCCAAGTACCAAGTTCCACAAAGGTCCGGGGACATCGTTATGATCCAGTCTGAACACACAGGAACTATAGATGTTCTATCAGCTGACTTGGAGTCTGCAGATCTTCTAGGGGACCACAGAAAAG TCTCCCCACCTCTGATGGCTCCTCCATGCATCTGGACCTTTGCCAAGATGAAGGAATTCAAAAGCAAGCTGAGCAAAGACAAGAACAGCCGTCTGGTGGTGAAGCGGGGTGAAGTAGTGACCATCCGGGTACCTACCCATCCAGAGGGAAAGCGTGTCTGCTGGGAGTTTGCGACTGATGACTATGATATTGGCTTTGGAGTTTATTTTGACTGGACCCCTGTAACCAGCACTGACATAACTGTGCAGGTCAGTGATTCCAGTGAGGACGAggatgaagaggaggaggaagaagaggagattGAAG ACCCAGTCCCAGTTGGAGATGTGGAGAGAGGCTCCAGGAGCTCCCTGCGGAGTCGCTACGGGGAAGTCATGCCTGTGTACCGACGGGACAGTCACCGAGATGTGCAGGCTGGCAGCCACGACTACCCCGGCGAGGGCATCTACCTGCTCAAGTTTGACAACTCTTACTCCCTGCTGCGCAGCAAGACTCTCTACTTCCACATCTACTACACTAGCTGA